In the Wyeomyia smithii strain HCP4-BCI-WySm-NY-G18 chromosome 2, ASM2978416v1, whole genome shotgun sequence genome, one interval contains:
- the LOC129722413 gene encoding uncharacterized protein LOC129722413, with protein MSHIPKHNVAVFGVSSDLNDINLPTDLDILRYYFFFSERAKTEQKKFSYKQFANHATDRLVGIWEKLGMEIISKKYVAVKLNRLVDKYQAEIKKTNRDLSVFTGTLNEIFYIGACKCDLTAAQCNCGLVPERLKEFMHDQHKQRRLTIDAFLMEIEEQGTSSSMPTYEDPDDTTCVDVPMTVDEDVMNRSTSSQYTERYDCFNFALMCDRFDVSDRVASALATSLFKDFEMKDQHGEPLIMDKSKVRSEREKCRRIVLRKRFDDSSLIAFSSDGRKDDTYTREKIDGKYHSRMVKEHHLVILREPNSRLIGYARLAEESAEYKTTKLNEFFNDKNISLDALIGICTDGEPTNTDTHGGIIRRFELMLKRPLHWFVCLLHFNELPFRHLFGVLDKSSTTGPTSTTGKLSKQIENSEALPVVSDFQRIALENMPPVAEQHEYSTDSQYLYDMAHAISNGVVSVDLANIKPGKIVHSRWLTKAARLLRLYVTMKKPPKNLRVLVEFIIKVYVPMYFNIKYYGSVVYGSVLFFKYITWAQFLEPNLRTVVNHVIKNNPYFAHSENILLSMLFDDRKEVRDSAIKKILRYRDNVEDPSELREYKKPDINFHCFDYTTMIDLTDKNNVFEPPFTRIIPYETLIAYLNEDDSPFTDPHIPLHIQGTEQHVQLLASVSKRVISENVEAVMEATLESRAKLPRKDFKQ; from the exons atgagtcatatacccaagcataatgttgctgtttttggtgtgtcttctgatttgaatgatattaatttaccaaccgatctggatatcttgagatattattttttctttagcgaacgtgcaaaaacagaacaaaaaaagttttcttataaacaattcgCTAATCACGCAACAGATAGGTTGGTTggaatttgggaaaaacttggtatggaaataatttcaaaaaaatatgttgctgttaaattgaatagattggttgacaaataccaagccgaaattaagaagacgaatagagacctttcagtgtttaccggtactctgaacgaaattttttatattggagcatgtaaatgcgatttgacggcagctcaatgtaactgcggtttggttccagaacgcctcaaagagtttatgcacgatcaacataaacagagaagactaacaatcgatgcatttctgatggaaattgaagagcaagggacatcgtcatcaatgccaacatacgaagatcccgatgatacaacatgcgtagacgtaccgatgacggttgatgaagatgttatgaatagaagcacaagttcacaatacacagaaagatacgattgttttaactttgccttgatgtgtgacagatttgatgtgtctgatagagtagcgtcagcattggcaaccagtcttttcaaagattttgaaatgaaagatcagcatggcgaacctctcatcatggataaatcgaaagttcgtagtgaaagagagaaatgcagacgaatagtgctccgcaaaaggtttgatgattccagtttaatagcgttttcatccgacggcagaaaagatgatacttatacgagagaaaaaattgatggtaagtatcatagtaggatggtaaaagaacatcaccttgttattttgagagaaccgaattctcgattgattggttacgcaagactggcagaggaaagtgctgaatacaaaacaacaaaattgaatgaatttttcaacgataaaaacatatctctggatgcattgattggcatatgcactgacggtgagccaacaaacactgacacacacggtggaattatacgaagattcgaattgatgctaaaaagaccattgcattggtttgtttgccttctacacttcaacgaacttccgtttcgacatttgtttggggttttggataaatcatccaccactggaccaacatcaacaaccgggaaactaagcaagcaaattgaaaattctgaagctcttccg gtggtgagcgacttccagagaattgcgttggaaaatatgcctcctgttgcagaacagcacgaatattccaccgattcgcagtacttatacgacatggcacatgcaatttctaatggcgtggtttctgtggatctggctaacataaaaccagggaaaattgtacattctcgctggctcaccaaggccgctagattattacgattatatgtgacaatgaaaaaaccacctaaaaatttaagagttctggttgaatttataattaaggtttatgtgccaatgtattttaatatcaagtattacggctctgtcgtgtacggtagtgtattatttttcaagtacattacttgggcacaatttctggagccaaatttacgcactgttgtcaatcatgtaattaaaaataatccatattttgcacattcggaaaatatcttgctatcaatgttgtttgatgataggaaagaggtgcgcgactctgctatcaagaaaattttacgatatcgagacaatgttgaagacccatcggaacttagagaatataaaaaaccagatataaacttccattgcttcgattacacgacaatgatcgatttgactgataaaaataacgtatttgaaccaccattcacgcgaatcattccgtatgaaacattgatagcatatttaaatgaagatgattcaccatttactgatccgcatattccattacatatacaaggaacggaacaacacgttcaactgctagctagcgtttccaaacgagtaatatctgaaaatgtagaggctgttatggaggcgacattagagagccgtgcgaaattgcccagaaaagacttcaaacaataa